A region from the Etheostoma spectabile isolate EspeVRDwgs_2016 chromosome 9, UIUC_Espe_1.0, whole genome shotgun sequence genome encodes:
- the LOC116695351 gene encoding dentin matrix acidic phosphoprotein 1-like isoform X2, with amino-acid sequence MDGHGQQQQDTAEDANNETEKEEKEEDIKSAEDKASSQGPSDDRRQPNDPSARGGKQNESELITGQKDTPCPAESGHKVKNGDRRDGGGNPTPLPPAKPDRLFRTEPQKDLNKRNEDNKTESTNNRAAGPTEGQTPHQDGPAVGGTNNTSDQTGGPTGTSDDTPAERRRQEEQKEEGGKSLMEGDGQQQLVGQEASNDTVETVENKTQTEENKAAAQGPTDDKTQHNDPSVGGGKQNDSELITGQKDTPFPAESGHRGKNGDKREGGEKTTPLSSVKPDLLHNTEEQIKSDQPQSDIESDVATKEKETDKAGHLHQTEGETQEKQCGEEQPEKQEMGDGEEGTSSTHRKREHHLETVSTGKRENETPSETEETGREPKSDQDSKKQRVTEKRQKSKPHRSGRRK; translated from the exons ATGGATGGACATGGACAACAGCAGCAGGACACGGCAGAAGACGCAAATAATGAGactgaaaaggaagaaaaagaagaggacaTCAAATCTGCTGAAGACAAAGCATCAAGTCAGGGTCCATCTGACGACAGAAGACAACCCAATGATCCATCAGCAAGAGGAGGGAAGCAGAATGAATCTGAATTGATAACTGGACAAAAAGACACCCCATGTCCAGCAGAGAGTGGACACAAAGTAAAGAATGGAGAcaggagagatggaggggggAACccaactcctcttcctcctgctaAACCAGATCGGCTCTTTAGAACCGAACCACAGAAGGATttgaacaaaagaaatgaagacaacaaaacagaatCTACAAATAACCGAGCAGCAGGTCCAACTGAGGGACAAACACCACACCAGGATGGACCAGCTGTAGGAGGGACAAATAATACATCAGACCAGACAGGAGGACCAACAGGGACGAGTGACGACACTCCAGCAGAGAGAAGAAGACAGGAAGAACAAAAAGAGGAAGGAGGAAAGAGTCTGATGGAAGGAGACGGACAACAACAGCTGGTAGGACAAGAAGCAAGCAATGATACAGTAGAAACAgtagaaaataaaacccaaactgAGGAAAACAAAGCAGCAGC TCAGGGTCCAACTGacgacaaaacacaacacaacgaTCCATCAGTAGGAGGAGGAAAGCAGAATGATTCTGAATTGATAACTGGACAAAAAGACACTCCATTTCCAGCAGAGAGTGGACACAGAGGAAAGAATGGAgacaagagagagggaggggagaagaCAACGCCTCTGTCTTCAGTTAAACCAGATCTGCTCCATAATACAGAAGAACAGATTAAATCAGATCAGCCCCAATCAGATATAGAGAGTGATGTGGcgacaaaagaaaaagagacagataaaGCAGGACATCTCCatcagacagagggagaaacacAGGAAAAGCAGTGTGGTGAAGAACAGCCAGAGAAGCAGGAGATGGGAGATGGCGAGGAAGGCACATCATCTACACATAGAAAAAGAGAACATCATCTAGAAACAGTGAGtacaggaaagagagagaatgagactCCATCTGAGacagaagaaacaggaagagaacCAAAGAGTGATCAAGATAGCAAAAAACAGAGAGTCACAGAGAAACGACAAAAATCTAAACCCCACAGGAGTGGAAGGAGAAAATGA
- the LOC116695351 gene encoding dentin matrix acidic phosphoprotein 1-like isoform X1: MDGHGQQQQDTAEDANNETEKEEKEEDIKSAEDKASSQGPSDDRRQPNDPSARGGKQNESELITGQKDTPCPAESGHKVKNGDRRDGGGNPTPLPPAKPDRLFRTEPQKDLNKRNEDNKTESTNNRAAGPTEGQTPHQDGPAVGGTNNTSDQTGGPTGTSDDTPAERRRQEEQKEEGGKSLMEGDGQQQLVGQEASNDTVETVENKTQTEENKAAAQSPTDDKTQHNDPSVGGGKQNDSELITGQKDTPFPAESGHRGKNGDKREGGEKTTPLSSVKPDLLHNTEEQIKSDQPQSDIESDVATKEKETDKAGHLHQTEGETQEKQCGEEQPEKQEMGDGEEGTSSTHRKREHHLETVSTGKRENETPSETEETGREPKSDQDSKKQRVTEKRQKSKPHRSGRRK; encoded by the exons ATGGATGGACATGGACAACAGCAGCAGGACACGGCAGAAGACGCAAATAATGAGactgaaaaggaagaaaaagaagaggacaTCAAATCTGCTGAAGACAAAGCATCAAGTCAGGGTCCATCTGACGACAGAAGACAACCCAATGATCCATCAGCAAGAGGAGGGAAGCAGAATGAATCTGAATTGATAACTGGACAAAAAGACACCCCATGTCCAGCAGAGAGTGGACACAAAGTAAAGAATGGAGAcaggagagatggaggggggAACccaactcctcttcctcctgctaAACCAGATCGGCTCTTTAGAACCGAACCACAGAAGGATttgaacaaaagaaatgaagacaacaaaacagaatCTACAAATAACCGAGCAGCAGGTCCAACTGAGGGACAAACACCACACCAGGATGGACCAGCTGTAGGAGGGACAAATAATACATCAGACCAGACAGGAGGACCAACAGGGACGAGTGACGACACTCCAGCAGAGAGAAGAAGACAGGAAGAACAAAAAGAGGAAGGAGGAAAGAGTCTGATGGAAGGAGACGGACAACAACAGCTGGTAGGACAAGAAGCAAGCAATGATACAGTAGAAACAgtagaaaataaaacccaaactgAGGAAAACAAAGCAGCAGCTCAGA GTCCAACTGacgacaaaacacaacacaacgaTCCATCAGTAGGAGGAGGAAAGCAGAATGATTCTGAATTGATAACTGGACAAAAAGACACTCCATTTCCAGCAGAGAGTGGACACAGAGGAAAGAATGGAgacaagagagagggaggggagaagaCAACGCCTCTGTCTTCAGTTAAACCAGATCTGCTCCATAATACAGAAGAACAGATTAAATCAGATCAGCCCCAATCAGATATAGAGAGTGATGTGGcgacaaaagaaaaagagacagataaaGCAGGACATCTCCatcagacagagggagaaacacAGGAAAAGCAGTGTGGTGAAGAACAGCCAGAGAAGCAGGAGATGGGAGATGGCGAGGAAGGCACATCATCTACACATAGAAAAAGAGAACATCATCTAGAAACAGTGAGtacaggaaagagagagaatgagactCCATCTGAGacagaagaaacaggaagagaacCAAAGAGTGATCAAGATAGCAAAAAACAGAGAGTCACAGAGAAACGACAAAAATCTAAACCCCACAGGAGTGGAAGGAGAAAATGA
- the LOC116695351 gene encoding myb-like protein X isoform X3 yields the protein MDGHGQQQQDTAEDANNETEKEEKEEDIKSAEDKASSQGPSDDRRQPNDPSARGGKQNESDQTGGPTGTSDDTPAERRRQEEQKEEGGKSLMEGDGQQQLVGQEASNDTVETVENKTQTEENKAAAQSPTDDKTQHNDPSVGGGKQNDSELITGQKDTPFPAESGHRGKNGDKREGGEKTTPLSSVKPDLLHNTEEQIKSDQPQSDIESDVATKEKETDKAGHLHQTEGETQEKQCGEEQPEKQEMGDGEEGTSSTHRKREHHLETVSTGKRENETPSETEETGREPKSDQDSKKQRVTEKRQKSKPHRSGRRK from the exons ATGGATGGACATGGACAACAGCAGCAGGACACGGCAGAAGACGCAAATAATGAGactgaaaaggaagaaaaagaagaggacaTCAAATCTGCTGAAGACAAAGCATCAAGTCAGGGTCCATCTGACGACAGAAGACAACCCAATGATCCATCAGCAAGAGGAGGGAAGCAGAATGA ATCAGACCAGACAGGAGGACCAACAGGGACGAGTGACGACACTCCAGCAGAGAGAAGAAGACAGGAAGAACAAAAAGAGGAAGGAGGAAAGAGTCTGATGGAAGGAGACGGACAACAACAGCTGGTAGGACAAGAAGCAAGCAATGATACAGTAGAAACAgtagaaaataaaacccaaactgAGGAAAACAAAGCAGCAGCTCAGA GTCCAACTGacgacaaaacacaacacaacgaTCCATCAGTAGGAGGAGGAAAGCAGAATGATTCTGAATTGATAACTGGACAAAAAGACACTCCATTTCCAGCAGAGAGTGGACACAGAGGAAAGAATGGAgacaagagagagggaggggagaagaCAACGCCTCTGTCTTCAGTTAAACCAGATCTGCTCCATAATACAGAAGAACAGATTAAATCAGATCAGCCCCAATCAGATATAGAGAGTGATGTGGcgacaaaagaaaaagagacagataaaGCAGGACATCTCCatcagacagagggagaaacacAGGAAAAGCAGTGTGGTGAAGAACAGCCAGAGAAGCAGGAGATGGGAGATGGCGAGGAAGGCACATCATCTACACATAGAAAAAGAGAACATCATCTAGAAACAGTGAGtacaggaaagagagagaatgagactCCATCTGAGacagaagaaacaggaagagaacCAAAGAGTGATCAAGATAGCAAAAAACAGAGAGTCACAGAGAAACGACAAAAATCTAAACCCCACAGGAGTGGAAGGAGAAAATGA